One Catharus ustulatus isolate bCatUst1 chromosome 2, bCatUst1.pri.v2, whole genome shotgun sequence genomic window carries:
- the GPR83 gene encoding probable G-protein coupled receptor 83, with protein sequence MLSCFVWLALPDLVNAFVTPKLPLNGSLEETFVAPNVSGFFSWDNESLADWRSFVDRSRYGAESQSTTVKALLIAAYSFIIVFSLFGNVLVCHVVIKTKRVHSATSLFIVNLAVADIMITLLNTPFTLARFVNSTWIFGKGMCHVSRFAQYCSLHVSALTLTAIAVDRHQVIMHPLKPRISIGKGVIYISIIWIMATCFSLPHAIYQKLFTFEYSEDVTRCLCLPDFPEPADLFWKYLDLTTFILLYVLPLLIISAAYMTVAKKLWLRNVIGDVTTEQYFVLRKKNKKTIKMLILVVILFAVCWFPLNCYVVLLSSQTIRTNNALYFAFHWFAMSSTCYNPFIYCWLNDSFRSELKALLNMCRKPPRPTEQRLPSTVPSYRLAWPENGNFKRLQASHVLPPSSTIQSGKTDISAVEPIVAVS encoded by the exons ATGCTGTCCTGCTTTGTCTGGCTCGCCCTCCCCGACTTGGTTAATGCCTTTGTGACCCCAAAGCTGCCCCTCAATgggagcctggaggagactTTTGTAGCCCCGAACGTGTCGGGTTTCTTTTCCTGGGATAATGAGAGCCTGGCGGACTGGCGGAGCTTTGTGGACAGGAGCCGCTACGGAGCGGAGTCGCAGAGCACCACGGTGAAAGCCTTGCTCATCGCGGCGTACTCCTTCATCATCGTCTTCTCCCTCTTCGGCAATGTCCTGGTCTGCCACGTTGTCATCAAGACGAAGCGGGTGCACTCTGCCACCAGCTTGTTCATCGTGAACCTGGCTGTGGCCGATATCATGATCACCCTCCTCAACACACCCTTCACGCTG GCTCGTTTTGTGAACAGTACCTGGATCTTTGGGAAGGGGATGTGCCATGTCAGTAGGTTTGCACAGTACTGCTCCCTCCACGTCTCTGCCTTGACCCTTACAGCCATTGCTGTGGACAGACACCAG GTTATAATGCACCCCCTGAAACCTCGCATATCAATTGGAAAAGGTGTCATCTATATCTCCATAATCTGGATCATGGCAACTTGTTTTTCCCTACCACATGCTATCTACCAAAAGCTCTTTACCTTTGAATACAG TGAGGATGTTACCCGGTGCCTGTGTCTGCCAGATTTCCCTGAGCCTGCTGACCTCTTTTGGAAGTACCTTGATTTAACAACCTTCATTTTGCTCTATGTCTTGCCCCTTCTGATCATCTCTGCTGCCTACATGACGGTGGCAAAGAAGCTCTGGCTGCGCAACGTCATCGGGGATGTCACCACCGAGCAGTACTTCGTCCTTCgcaaaaagaacaagaagaCCATCAAGATGCTGATACTCGTTGTCATCCTCTTTGCAGTTTGCTGGTTCCCCTTGAATTGCTATGTGGTCCTCCTCTCCAGCCAGACCATCCGCACCAACAACGCCCTGTACTTCGCCTTCCACTGGTTTGCAATGAGCAGCACCTGCTACAACCCCTTCATCTACTGCTGGCTCAACGACAGCTTCCGATCGGAACTAAAGGCTTTGCTCAACATGTGCAGAAAACCCCCCAGGCCCACGGAGCAGAGGCTCCCCTCCACTGTCCCATCCTACCGACTGGCTTGGCCAGAAAATGGCAACTTCAAGAGGTTGCAGGCCTCCCATGTGCTTCCACCATCCTCCACCATCCAGTCAGGGAAGACAGACATCTCTGCAGTTGAGCCAATAGTAGCTGTGAGTTAA
- the MRE11 gene encoding double-strand break repair protein MRE11 isoform X1 → MSSINSQDDEDTFKILVATDIHLGYMEKDPVRGNDTFVTFNEILDHARKNEVDFILLGGDLFHDNKPSRKTVHSCLESLRKYCMGDRPVQFEILSDQAVNFHYSKFPWVNYQDENLNISIPVFSIHGNHDDPTGADALCALDILSCAGLLNHFGRSTSVEKIDISPILLRKGRTKIALYGLGAIPDERLYRMFVNKQVTMLRPKEDEDSWFNLFVIHQNRSKHGATNYIPEQFLDDFINLVVWGHEHECKIAPFKNEQQRFYISQPGSSVVTSLSPGEAVKKHIGLLHVKGKKMKMEKIALETVRTFHIEDIVLADHPDLFNPDNPNVTQAIQAFCMEKVELMLDTAERERLGNPRQPEKPIIRLRVDYAGGFEPFSVHRFSQKYMHRVANPKDIIHFFRRREQKEKKEIDLNFEKLVSRPAEGTTLRVEDLVKQYFQTAEKKVQLSLLTERGMGEAVQEFVDKEEKDAIEELVKFQLEKTQKFLKERRTDAVEEKIDEEVRKFRESRKKNTEEEDKEVREAMMRARAQRSADEVLVTASSDEDSMDIETTDNPSDGLSSTLSRGRGRARGRARGARGQNSTARGSSRRGRGTTSQESASSSRSYKSVTGKTPSIMDAFRSSKTAHSSNSFQSYSEDIIDVDSDPEDTSFVPPSSKINQRFSTLSSLNKRGSQSQTSKGVDFESDEDDPFMTPATSRRTK, encoded by the exons ATGAGCTCCATCAACTCGCA GGATGATGAAGATACCTTTAAAATACTCGTTGCTACTGATATTCATCTTGGCTATATGGAGAAGGATCCAGTTCGTGGAAATGATACCTTTGTAACTTTCAATGAAATACTGGACCATGCTCGAAAAAATGAA GTGGACTTTATTTTATTAGGTGGGGACCTTTTTCATGACAACAAACCCTCCAGAAAAACAGTACACTCTTGTTTGGAGTCACTAAGGAAATACTGCATGGGTGATCGTCCTGTTCAGTTTGAAATTTTGAGTGATCAGGCAGTTAATTTTCATTACAGCAA GTTTCCTTGGGTGAATTATCAGGATGAAAATCTCAACATTTCTATTCCAGTTTTTAGTATTCATGGCAATCACGATGATCCCACAGGG GCAGATGCACTGTGTGCGTTGGATATTTTAAGCTGTGCTGGACTACTGAATCACTTTGGACGTTCAACTTCCGTGGAGAAAATAGATATTAGTCCCATTTTATTGCGTAAAGGTAGAACAAAAATTGCTCTGTATGGCTTGG GAGCTATTCCAGATGAGAGGTTGTATCGTATGTTTGTCAATAAGCAAGTAACCATGCTGAGACCAAAGGAAGATGAAGATAGTTGGTTTAACTTGTTTGTGATTCATCAAAATAG GAGCAAACATGGAGCTACCAACTACATTCCAGAGCAGTTTTTAGATGACTTTATTAATCTTGTTGTGTGGGGTCATGAACATGAGTGCAAAATAGCTCCATTCAAAAATGAGCAGCAACGTTTCTACATTTCTCAGCCAGGAAGTTCAGTGGTAACATCTCTGTCCCCTGGAGAAGCTGTGAAGAA ACACATTGGTTTGCTGCatgttaaagggaaaaaaatgaaaatggagaaGATTGCTCTAGAGACAGTGCGAACTTTCCATATAGAGGATATTGTTCTAGCTGATCATCCAGATCTTTTTAATCCTGACAATCCTAATGTTACTCAGGCAATACAGGCATTCTGCATGGAAAAG GTGGAGTTGATGCTGGACACAGCAGAAAGAGAACGCTTGGGAAATCCCCGCCAACCAGAGAAGCCTATCATAAGATTAAGA GTTGATTATGCAGGTGGCTTTGAACCATTCAGTGTCCATCGTTTCAGCCAGAAGTACATGCATAGGGTGGCTAACCCAAAAGACATCATACACTTTTTCAGGCGTCGtgaacaaaaagagaaaaaag AGATTGatcttaattttgaaaaattggtTAGCAGACCTGCTGAGGGAACAACACTCAGGGTGGAAGACCTTGTAAAGCAGTATTTCCAGACAGCAGAGAAg AAAGTACAGCTTTCACTTCTAACTGAAAGAGGAATGGGAGAAGCAGTGCAGGAGTTTGTggacaaagaggaaaaagatgCCATAGAAGAGCTGGTGAAATTTCAActagaaaaaacacagaaatttctcAAGGAGCGTCGCACTGATgcagtagaagaaaaaatagatgAGGAG gtGCGAAAATTCAGGGAGAGTAGAAAAAAGAATACTGAAGAAGAAGATAAGGAAGTCCGTGAG GCAATGATGAGGGCCAGAGCGCAGCGATCTGCGGATGAAGTTCTGGTCACAGCCTCCAGTGATGAAGATTCCATGGATATAGAGACGACAGACAATCCAAGTGATGGCCTTTCTTCAACACTGAGCCGAGGAAGGGGTCGGGCAAGAGGTAGGGCAAGAGGTGCAAGAGGACAAAATTCAACAGCAAGAGGTTCATCTCGAAGAGGAAGAG gaACCACCAGCCAAGAGTCAGCCTCTAGCAGCAGATCCTACAAATCTGTGACTGGCAAGACACCATCTATCATGGATG CCTTTAGGTCTTCGAAAACAGCCCACTCTTCAAATTCATTCCAGTCTTACTCTGAG gatattATAGATGTTGATTCTGATCCAGAAGATACTTCTTTTGTTCCACCTTCttccaaaataaatcaaag GTTTTCAACTCTATCTTCACTAAATAAAAGAGGTTCACAAAGCCAAACATCTAAGGGAGTTGATTTTGAGTCAGATGAG GATGATCCATTTATGACCCCTGCAACGTCAAGAAGAACTAAGTGA
- the MRE11 gene encoding double-strand break repair protein MRE11 isoform X2 → MGDRPVQFEILSDQAVNFHYSKFPWVNYQDENLNISIPVFSIHGNHDDPTGADALCALDILSCAGLLNHFGRSTSVEKIDISPILLRKGRTKIALYGLGAIPDERLYRMFVNKQVTMLRPKEDEDSWFNLFVIHQNRSKHGATNYIPEQFLDDFINLVVWGHEHECKIAPFKNEQQRFYISQPGSSVVTSLSPGEAVKKHIGLLHVKGKKMKMEKIALETVRTFHIEDIVLADHPDLFNPDNPNVTQAIQAFCMEKVELMLDTAERERLGNPRQPEKPIIRLRVDYAGGFEPFSVHRFSQKYMHRVANPKDIIHFFRRREQKEKKEIDLNFEKLVSRPAEGTTLRVEDLVKQYFQTAEKKVQLSLLTERGMGEAVQEFVDKEEKDAIEELVKFQLEKTQKFLKERRTDAVEEKIDEEVRKFRESRKKNTEEEDKEVREAMMRARAQRSADEVLVTASSDEDSMDIETTDNPSDGLSSTLSRGRGRARGRARGARGQNSTARGSSRRGRGTTSQESASSSRSYKSVTGKTPSIMDAFRSSKTAHSSNSFQSYSEDIIDVDSDPEDTSFVPPSSKINQRFSTLSSLNKRGSQSQTSKGVDFESDEDDPFMTPATSRRTK, encoded by the exons ATGGGTGATCGTCCTGTTCAGTTTGAAATTTTGAGTGATCAGGCAGTTAATTTTCATTACAGCAA GTTTCCTTGGGTGAATTATCAGGATGAAAATCTCAACATTTCTATTCCAGTTTTTAGTATTCATGGCAATCACGATGATCCCACAGGG GCAGATGCACTGTGTGCGTTGGATATTTTAAGCTGTGCTGGACTACTGAATCACTTTGGACGTTCAACTTCCGTGGAGAAAATAGATATTAGTCCCATTTTATTGCGTAAAGGTAGAACAAAAATTGCTCTGTATGGCTTGG GAGCTATTCCAGATGAGAGGTTGTATCGTATGTTTGTCAATAAGCAAGTAACCATGCTGAGACCAAAGGAAGATGAAGATAGTTGGTTTAACTTGTTTGTGATTCATCAAAATAG GAGCAAACATGGAGCTACCAACTACATTCCAGAGCAGTTTTTAGATGACTTTATTAATCTTGTTGTGTGGGGTCATGAACATGAGTGCAAAATAGCTCCATTCAAAAATGAGCAGCAACGTTTCTACATTTCTCAGCCAGGAAGTTCAGTGGTAACATCTCTGTCCCCTGGAGAAGCTGTGAAGAA ACACATTGGTTTGCTGCatgttaaagggaaaaaaatgaaaatggagaaGATTGCTCTAGAGACAGTGCGAACTTTCCATATAGAGGATATTGTTCTAGCTGATCATCCAGATCTTTTTAATCCTGACAATCCTAATGTTACTCAGGCAATACAGGCATTCTGCATGGAAAAG GTGGAGTTGATGCTGGACACAGCAGAAAGAGAACGCTTGGGAAATCCCCGCCAACCAGAGAAGCCTATCATAAGATTAAGA GTTGATTATGCAGGTGGCTTTGAACCATTCAGTGTCCATCGTTTCAGCCAGAAGTACATGCATAGGGTGGCTAACCCAAAAGACATCATACACTTTTTCAGGCGTCGtgaacaaaaagagaaaaaag AGATTGatcttaattttgaaaaattggtTAGCAGACCTGCTGAGGGAACAACACTCAGGGTGGAAGACCTTGTAAAGCAGTATTTCCAGACAGCAGAGAAg AAAGTACAGCTTTCACTTCTAACTGAAAGAGGAATGGGAGAAGCAGTGCAGGAGTTTGTggacaaagaggaaaaagatgCCATAGAAGAGCTGGTGAAATTTCAActagaaaaaacacagaaatttctcAAGGAGCGTCGCACTGATgcagtagaagaaaaaatagatgAGGAG gtGCGAAAATTCAGGGAGAGTAGAAAAAAGAATACTGAAGAAGAAGATAAGGAAGTCCGTGAG GCAATGATGAGGGCCAGAGCGCAGCGATCTGCGGATGAAGTTCTGGTCACAGCCTCCAGTGATGAAGATTCCATGGATATAGAGACGACAGACAATCCAAGTGATGGCCTTTCTTCAACACTGAGCCGAGGAAGGGGTCGGGCAAGAGGTAGGGCAAGAGGTGCAAGAGGACAAAATTCAACAGCAAGAGGTTCATCTCGAAGAGGAAGAG gaACCACCAGCCAAGAGTCAGCCTCTAGCAGCAGATCCTACAAATCTGTGACTGGCAAGACACCATCTATCATGGATG CCTTTAGGTCTTCGAAAACAGCCCACTCTTCAAATTCATTCCAGTCTTACTCTGAG gatattATAGATGTTGATTCTGATCCAGAAGATACTTCTTTTGTTCCACCTTCttccaaaataaatcaaag GTTTTCAACTCTATCTTCACTAAATAAAAGAGGTTCACAAAGCCAAACATCTAAGGGAGTTGATTTTGAGTCAGATGAG GATGATCCATTTATGACCCCTGCAACGTCAAGAAGAACTAAGTGA